From the Martelella mediterranea DSM 17316 genome, one window contains:
- a CDS encoding dual specificity protein phosphatase family protein: MTEKRLGVPDHVPENEAREDDRPLLFPVIDGVGPHAKTLFLGNLAAAEDPDCLLDAGITETLNVSINMFPGPLLLPDGTHIRRYQIGMIDGDGNDPHLLAAGVFTIEGLMRGYVPSKPHYPSHRKGNILVHCRGGRSRSVALIALWLSTFARDRFASFESALAHLRQLRELDESYPLPPMLALAEEVRLRGLLGAEHAI, encoded by the coding sequence ATGACAGAAAAGCGCCTCGGCGTTCCCGACCACGTGCCTGAAAATGAAGCGCGCGAGGATGATCGGCCGCTTCTGTTTCCGGTCATCGACGGCGTCGGACCGCACGCAAAGACGCTGTTTCTCGGCAATCTTGCGGCCGCCGAAGACCCCGATTGCCTTCTCGACGCCGGGATCACGGAAACCCTCAACGTCTCGATCAACATGTTTCCCGGTCCGCTGCTGCTTCCGGACGGCACCCATATCCGCCGCTACCAGATCGGGATGATCGACGGCGACGGCAACGATCCGCATCTTCTGGCGGCAGGCGTGTTCACGATCGAAGGGCTGATGCGCGGCTATGTCCCCTCGAAACCGCATTATCCAAGCCATCGCAAGGGCAATATTCTGGTCCATTGCCGCGGCGGACGCTCGCGCTCGGTCGCGCTGATCGCGCTGTGGCTTTCCACATTCGCCCGCGACCGGTTCGCCAGCTTCGAGAGCGCTCTTGCGCATCTGAGACAGTTGCGCGAGCTCGACGAGAGCTACCCGCTGCCGCCAATGCTCGCCCTTGCCGAAGAGGTCAGGCTGCGCGGCCTGCTTGGCGCGGAACACGCGATATAG
- a CDS encoding MBL fold metallo-hydrolase — MARLTVISGLNRKSAAIFLVEAAGKRVLFDFGDGLDKDEHPDIDAIGAVDAIFLSHAHCDHAGSIGRLDAVGNPAVFATGRTLDFLQGRLPSDAAHVIPEQGSFEACGLALTTGRCGHAPGGVWFHMETAAGGFVYTGDISLESRGMTFDPPPLASTLLVDASYGDRAQDLDDQITAISDYAEGGAVLCCPGAGRGTDMVLAMASRGHDVHVCAAIGREVKAATGRAFPVVDVESAMPDQVIVATESNAEAGLAAALLQRRDFRLIFSSHVPSGTPARTLIERNEAVWLPWNVHPRKDDVLALADHCGSRQVLPAFVDMTTAPELARGLGERLRLERETEI; from the coding sequence GTGGCACGACTGACCGTGATCAGCGGGTTGAACCGCAAGAGCGCCGCCATCTTCCTCGTCGAGGCGGCCGGCAAGCGCGTCCTGTTCGATTTCGGCGACGGCCTCGACAAGGACGAGCACCCCGATATCGACGCCATCGGCGCCGTCGATGCGATCTTCCTCAGCCATGCGCATTGCGACCATGCCGGGTCGATCGGACGCCTCGATGCGGTCGGCAATCCTGCCGTCTTCGCAACCGGACGGACACTGGATTTCCTTCAGGGGCGTCTTCCCTCGGACGCTGCACACGTCATTCCGGAACAGGGTTCCTTCGAGGCCTGCGGGCTTGCGCTCACGACCGGACGGTGCGGCCATGCGCCCGGCGGGGTCTGGTTTCATATGGAGACGGCAGCGGGCGGTTTCGTCTACACCGGCGACATCAGCCTTGAATCGCGCGGCATGACGTTCGACCCTCCCCCGCTGGCGTCGACCCTTCTGGTTGATGCATCCTATGGCGACCGCGCGCAGGATCTCGATGACCAGATCACGGCCATTTCCGACTACGCCGAAGGGGGCGCGGTGCTCTGTTGTCCGGGCGCCGGACGGGGAACCGATATGGTGCTTGCAATGGCATCGCGTGGACATGACGTCCATGTCTGCGCGGCCATCGGCAGGGAAGTTAAGGCCGCGACCGGCAGGGCGTTCCCCGTCGTCGACGTCGAAAGCGCAATGCCTGACCAGGTCATCGTCGCGACGGAATCCAACGCGGAGGCCGGTCTTGCGGCTGCACTTCTGCAAAGGAGGGATTTTCGCCTGATATTTTCAAGCCACGTCCCGAGCGGCACCCCGGCGCGTACACTCATAGAGCGCAACGAGGCCGTCTGGCTTCCCTGGAACGTCCATCCGCGCAAGGACGATGTCCTCGCGCTTGCCGATCATTGCGGGTCGCGGCAGGTTCTGCCCGCCTTTGTCGACATGACCACTGCCCCGGAACTTGCGCGTGGCCTCGGCGAACGCCTAAGACTGGAACGCGAGACGGAGATTTGA
- a CDS encoding ABC transporter permease produces the protein MSLSTTAAGGRPSWTLSTLSGLLKNERALMAILALFVGVLSILPLGRLVYAAFVTSAGFELSRIADVLGGRRVFEATVNTIWISLSATALATLAGTIAALLVGASDMRGRTAWVFGFVLPLMIPPQVIALAWIQAFSPASPIMSLLGITLQPGMRHPLYSASGIVLLLGLYNAPLVFLAVRANLRRVPADLVEAARAVGATPLSATIGVILPLIRGGIFAGAALAFVSSIGNFGIQAMLGIPARVPTLITLIYRQLNAYGPSALNDMALLALLLAVLTILGMGLAGLLGRMGDQRVDGASRPFKFPLSRFHLPVTALAWGYLLFALALPLSALAASALVRGYGQPLTLETLTFENFSNAIFHHEGIREAFFTSLWLTGLAVAILIPTSVALGYFLSWRKGVTPRLLYLSSQLAYALPGIIIGVAMILFFLKPLPVLGTSLYGTIWVILAAYLSNFLALALQPILGGFAQIERSLDEAAQVVGAGIFRRLRDIILPVLAPAAAASAILVFMTAINEIQTSVLLVSSRAQTIGPMIIFLEEAGSSTLAAAVGCLMVIVILALMLVSLTFARRLPQGVLPWHD, from the coding sequence ATGTCGCTATCGACCACAGCCGCCGGAGGGCGTCCTTCATGGACGCTCTCCACCCTTTCCGGGCTCCTGAAGAACGAGCGTGCGCTGATGGCGATACTGGCGCTGTTTGTCGGCGTCCTGTCTATCCTGCCGCTCGGACGGCTCGTCTACGCGGCCTTTGTGACCAGCGCCGGATTCGAGCTCAGCCGCATCGCCGACGTCCTCGGCGGCCGCCGCGTGTTCGAGGCGACGGTCAATACGATCTGGATTTCGCTTTCAGCCACAGCGCTTGCCACGCTCGCCGGAACGATCGCAGCGCTTCTCGTCGGCGCGAGCGACATGCGCGGGCGGACTGCCTGGGTGTTCGGGTTCGTTCTGCCGCTGATGATCCCGCCGCAGGTCATCGCGCTCGCCTGGATCCAGGCCTTCTCGCCGGCAAGCCCGATCATGAGCCTTCTGGGCATTACCCTTCAACCCGGCATGCGGCATCCGCTTTATTCCGCGAGCGGGATCGTTCTTCTGCTCGGCCTTTATAACGCGCCTCTGGTGTTTCTGGCCGTGCGCGCCAATCTGCGTCGCGTTCCCGCCGATCTGGTGGAAGCGGCCCGCGCGGTGGGCGCCACGCCGCTGAGCGCGACAATCGGCGTGATCCTGCCCTTGATCCGTGGCGGCATTTTCGCAGGCGCGGCGCTTGCCTTCGTGTCGTCGATCGGCAATTTCGGTATCCAGGCCATGCTCGGCATTCCGGCCCGCGTGCCCACGCTGATCACGCTGATCTACCGGCAGCTCAACGCCTATGGCCCGTCGGCGCTGAACGACATGGCGCTTCTGGCGCTGCTGCTGGCCGTGCTGACCATTCTCGGCATGGGGCTTGCCGGCCTTCTGGGCCGCATGGGCGACCAGCGCGTCGATGGCGCCTCCAGACCGTTCAAATTTCCGCTCTCGCGCTTCCACCTTCCCGTCACCGCTCTGGCGTGGGGTTATCTCCTGTTTGCGCTGGCGTTGCCGCTTTCGGCGCTGGCCGCTTCGGCTCTGGTGCGGGGTTACGGGCAGCCGCTCACGCTGGAGACGCTGACCTTCGAGAATTTCTCCAACGCGATCTTTCATCACGAGGGCATCCGCGAGGCCTTCTTCACAAGCCTCTGGTTGACGGGGCTTGCGGTCGCCATCCTGATTCCGACTTCAGTCGCGCTCGGCTATTTCCTGAGCTGGCGAAAGGGTGTCACCCCGCGCCTGCTCTATCTCTCCTCCCAGCTTGCCTACGCGCTTCCCGGCATCATCATCGGCGTGGCCATGATCCTGTTCTTCCTGAAGCCGCTGCCCGTCCTGGGCACAAGTCTCTACGGAACGATCTGGGTCATTCTTGCGGCCTACCTCTCGAATTTCCTGGCGCTGGCGCTTCAGCCGATCCTTGGCGGGTTCGCGCAGATCGAGCGGTCGCTCGACGAGGCCGCGCAGGTGGTCGGCGCGGGTATCTTCCGCAGGCTCAGGGATATCATCCTGCCGGTCCTGGCGCCCGCCGCCGCGGCCTCCGCCATCCTCGTGTTCATGACCGCCATCAACGAAATCCAGACCTCCGTGCTGCTGGTCTCGTCGCGCGCGCAGACCATCGGCCCGATGATCATTTTCCTGGAGGAGGCCGGGTCTTCGACGCTGGCCGCCGCCGTCGGTTGTCTGATGGTCATCGTGATCCTCGCGCTGATGCTCGTCAGCCTGACCTTCGCAAGAAGGCTTCCGCAAGGTGTATTGCCGTGGCACGACTGA
- a CDS encoding ABC transporter substrate-binding protein, which translates to MKLSMLALATLSTLAFTAAHAEETITLYTSQPPEQAQQTVDAFEAANPDIKVNWTRNGTSALMNVMRAEIEAGNIQPDVLLVADPINLGTLKAEGHLMAYPEAPVDGYDKAAYDKDMTFFGTKAITTGIAYNTEIAEPVESWNDLLVEDNRGMIAVPSPLYSGAALNHLHALINTPEIGWEFYEGLNDLDVVPEGGNGPATKAVASGMAKYAIIVDANTLRAKADGSPVDYIAPQEGVSFIGEPVAIMSTTDHEEAAKKFVDFLLSKEGQELVSAQGNIPLLPGVAAPEGYPDLSSMKLIGYDVDEAVKNNDQVREQFAEIFGL; encoded by the coding sequence ATGAAACTCTCCATGCTTGCCCTTGCGACCCTCAGCACGCTTGCCTTCACGGCGGCCCATGCCGAGGAAACCATCACGCTCTACACCAGCCAGCCGCCCGAACAGGCCCAGCAGACCGTCGACGCCTTCGAGGCCGCCAATCCCGACATCAAGGTCAACTGGACCCGCAACGGCACCTCGGCGCTGATGAACGTGATGCGCGCCGAAATCGAAGCCGGCAACATCCAGCCCGACGTCCTGCTCGTCGCCGATCCGATCAACCTCGGCACGCTGAAGGCCGAAGGCCATCTGATGGCCTATCCGGAAGCACCGGTGGACGGCTATGACAAGGCCGCCTACGACAAGGACATGACCTTCTTTGGCACCAAGGCGATCACCACGGGCATTGCCTACAATACCGAGATCGCCGAGCCGGTCGAAAGCTGGAACGATCTTCTGGTCGAGGACAATCGCGGCATGATCGCGGTCCCGAGCCCGCTCTATTCCGGCGCGGCGCTGAACCACCTGCATGCCCTGATCAACACGCCGGAAATCGGCTGGGAGTTCTATGAGGGCCTGAACGATCTCGACGTCGTGCCCGAGGGCGGCAACGGTCCGGCGACCAAGGCTGTCGCTTCCGGCATGGCCAAATACGCCATCATCGTCGACGCCAACACGCTGCGTGCCAAGGCCGACGGCTCGCCGGTCGACTATATCGCGCCGCAGGAAGGCGTTTCCTTCATCGGCGAGCCGGTCGCCATCATGAGCACGACCGATCACGAGGAAGCCGCGAAGAAGTTCGTCGATTTCCTGCTCTCGAAGGAAGGTCAGGAACTGGTCTCCGCCCAGGGCAATATCCCGCTTCTGCCGGGCGTTGCAGCACCCGAGGGCTATCCCGACCTCTCCTCGATGAAGCTGATCGGCTACGACGTCGACGAGGCCGTGAAGAACAATGACCAGGTGCGCGAGCAGTTCGCCGAGATCTTCGGTCTGTAA
- a CDS encoding ABC transporter ATP-binding protein, translating into MSAIEIETVDKSFGKTSVLRGISLSIRSGEFVAVLGPSGCGKTTLLRALAGFEQIDSGAIRVGDTLLSGQGRHVAPEERGIGVVFQSYALWPHMTVSGNVAYGLKVKGLGRGEREARTARVLETVGLTAFADRRPAELSGGQRQRTALARCLAMDAGLVLLDEPLANLDVHLRGEMEEEFARFHKASGATMFYITHDQSEALALADRVAVMESGRISQFASPSELYSQPANDMVATFIGEGQIAPITDFQPDRSGYGFARFFGEQVRVRNPPSALPRSEARIAFHPGDLRLTDTGGLAATLRRITYRGDILRVELSLGPDERTFFMNVPAPARIEAGQRVAVTLTDGWVLPDPKAEEASH; encoded by the coding sequence ATGAGCGCGATCGAAATCGAGACCGTCGACAAGTCTTTCGGCAAGACGAGCGTTCTGCGTGGGATTTCGCTCTCGATCCGTTCGGGGGAGTTCGTCGCTGTGCTCGGCCCCTCCGGTTGCGGCAAGACCACGCTTCTGCGCGCTCTCGCCGGTTTCGAGCAGATCGACAGCGGCGCAATCCGGGTCGGCGACACGCTTCTTTCCGGCCAAGGCCGGCATGTCGCCCCGGAAGAACGCGGCATCGGCGTGGTGTTTCAAAGCTATGCGCTGTGGCCGCACATGACGGTCTCCGGCAATGTCGCCTATGGCCTCAAGGTCAAGGGGCTGGGGCGCGGCGAACGCGAGGCGCGCACGGCCCGCGTTCTCGAGACGGTCGGGTTGACTGCGTTTGCGGATCGCCGGCCCGCGGAACTTTCGGGCGGCCAGAGGCAGCGCACGGCGCTCGCCCGCTGCCTGGCGATGGATGCCGGCCTCGTCCTTCTCGATGAGCCGCTGGCCAATCTGGATGTTCATCTGCGCGGCGAGATGGAGGAAGAATTTGCCCGCTTCCACAAAGCGTCTGGCGCGACGATGTTCTACATCACGCATGACCAGTCGGAGGCGCTCGCGCTGGCCGACCGCGTGGCCGTGATGGAGAGCGGCAGGATCAGCCAGTTCGCAAGCCCGTCCGAACTCTACAGCCAGCCGGCAAATGACATGGTCGCGACCTTTATCGGAGAGGGCCAGATCGCGCCGATTACGGATTTCCAGCCTGATCGCAGTGGCTATGGTTTCGCCCGCTTCTTCGGTGAGCAGGTGCGGGTGCGCAATCCGCCTTCGGCCCTACCCCGCAGCGAAGCGCGCATTGCCTTTCACCCCGGCGACCTCAGATTGACCGACACAGGCGGCCTTGCCGCCACCCTCCGCCGCATCACCTATCGCGGCGACATTTTGCGGGTCGAGCTTTCGCTCGGCCCGGATGAGCGAACCTTTTTCATGAACGTCCCTGCCCCGGCACGCATCGAAGCCGGGCAGCGCGTGGCCGTCACGCTTACCGACGGCTGGGTCCTGCCGGACCCGAAAGCAGAAGAAGCCTCCCACTGA
- a CDS encoding LysR family transcriptional regulator: MNLQNLRYLLSIAETGSMTRSAEQLNMTQPALSRGLAALEEEVGAQLFVRLPKAMRLTVFGRVMVRRAQGIFRQLEDAQHEIRHLQEHEETELSVGSGPVWLTGLLPRAINLTTRDLPGVSISVIGGFERQLAELVRRGQVAFILTELTDDPEFSDLHSEPLASARYAVVARRGHPLERAGTLELPDLLEFPWIMPDKAVNAQKRLDGLFQTEGLTPPVARIRSTSNGFITTYLEQSDALTFAVTPILRGHPSLTELPLSRSLPKRTTGIQRLRDDWLSPAAEKMLEHLRSLTLQADEL; encoded by the coding sequence ATGAACCTGCAGAACCTGCGCTACCTTCTTTCCATAGCCGAAACGGGGTCGATGACCCGCTCGGCAGAGCAGCTGAACATGACCCAGCCGGCACTGAGCCGCGGCCTTGCCGCGCTTGAGGAGGAAGTGGGAGCACAGCTTTTCGTGCGGCTTCCCAAGGCCATGCGGCTGACCGTATTCGGACGGGTGATGGTGCGCAGGGCGCAGGGCATTTTCCGGCAACTGGAAGATGCCCAGCACGAAATCCGGCACCTGCAGGAACATGAGGAGACGGAGCTTTCCGTGGGTTCTGGCCCGGTCTGGCTGACAGGCCTGCTGCCGCGCGCGATCAACCTGACCACGCGGGACCTGCCCGGCGTCTCGATCAGCGTAATCGGCGGTTTCGAGCGCCAGCTTGCCGAACTGGTCCGGCGCGGACAGGTCGCTTTCATCCTCACCGAGTTGACGGACGACCCGGAATTCTCCGATCTCCATTCGGAACCGCTCGCATCCGCGCGTTACGCCGTGGTCGCGCGCCGGGGGCACCCGCTGGAGCGGGCGGGAACGCTGGAGCTTCCGGATCTGCTCGAATTTCCTTGGATCATGCCCGACAAGGCCGTCAACGCCCAGAAGCGGCTCGACGGGCTGTTTCAAACCGAGGGCCTCACCCCGCCCGTCGCCCGCATTCGATCAACCTCCAACGGTTTCATCACCACCTATCTGGAACAGTCCGACGCCCTCACCTTCGCCGTCACGCCAATCCTGCGGGGTCATCCCAGCCTAACCGAACTGCCGCTTTCCCGGTCGCTGCCCAAACGGACCACAGGCATCCAGCGCCTGCGGGACGACTGGCTCAGTCCAGCCGCCGAGAAAATGCTTGAGCATTTGCGCAGCCTGACGCTGCAGGCGGATGAACTCTAG
- a CDS encoding Bug family tripartite tricarboxylate transporter substrate binding protein, whose amino-acid sequence MNSKSLARFAGVALSFAAFADAAAAQDFPTRPITMIEPWEAGTSGDITARIVAEFASQKLGQPIAVQNIAGGGGAKAMLALSEADPDGYTIGNSWVATQIMVPTFEPRIGFDPMGFDPIGLMWVNPFTLTVAADHPANNVDEFIEWAKAQDGVLRVGVCPAVSLPHVVMRRFLEVAEITKYQPIPADGCETSNIQGLFDGSLDFTTGALGAVKIYGDKIKTLAIFTEERSPIEPGIPTAKEQGYYLDWGAATAGWSGLVAPEGTDPERLKKLQDVFREVINSEPFKKKMFEGGFTVQYMEPDAFQDLWQVSLDRLAPALENLKKN is encoded by the coding sequence ATGAATTCCAAATCACTGGCCCGCTTTGCGGGCGTGGCTCTTTCGTTTGCCGCTTTCGCCGACGCAGCTGCGGCACAGGACTTTCCGACGCGCCCGATCACGATGATCGAGCCCTGGGAGGCCGGTACGTCCGGCGACATAACGGCGCGCATCGTTGCCGAGTTCGCTTCCCAGAAGCTGGGGCAGCCGATCGCGGTGCAGAACATCGCCGGCGGCGGCGGCGCCAAGGCGATGCTGGCGCTTTCCGAGGCTGATCCCGATGGCTACACCATCGGCAATTCGTGGGTCGCCACCCAGATCATGGTGCCTACGTTCGAGCCGCGGATCGGCTTCGATCCGATGGGCTTCGACCCGATCGGGCTGATGTGGGTGAACCCCTTCACCCTGACGGTGGCCGCCGATCACCCCGCAAACAATGTTGACGAATTCATTGAATGGGCAAAGGCCCAGGACGGTGTTCTCAGGGTTGGCGTCTGCCCGGCGGTCAGCCTGCCGCATGTGGTGATGCGGCGGTTCCTCGAGGTGGCGGAGATCACGAAATACCAGCCGATTCCGGCGGATGGCTGCGAAACCTCGAATATTCAGGGCCTGTTCGATGGCTCTCTCGACTTCACCACCGGCGCGCTCGGCGCGGTGAAGATCTACGGCGACAAGATCAAGACGCTCGCGATCTTCACCGAGGAGCGCTCCCCGATCGAACCCGGGATTCCGACGGCAAAGGAACAGGGTTACTATCTTGACTGGGGTGCTGCGACCGCCGGCTGGTCGGGACTGGTGGCGCCTGAGGGTACGGATCCGGAACGCTTGAAGAAGCTTCAGGACGTGTTCCGCGAGGTCATCAATTCCGAGCCCTTCAAGAAGAAGATGTTCGAAGGCGGGTTCACCGTCCAGTACATGGAGCCGGATGCCTTTCAGGATCTCTGGCAGGTGTCGCTCGACCGGCTGGCGCCGGCACTGGAAAACCTGAAGAAAAATTGA
- a CDS encoding tripartite tricarboxylate transporter TctB family protein produces MSNDETLQAPQRETATRSQDLAAVVVGAGSFILGLWMVLDIAAMEDNPIASLSGGIDAKQYPTWLGAGLMVLAVAVIVRPATRLISLHDRPDEALPWARIVGVVAALFLYLLAFPRFGYIASTTLFGAALMVAGGARRPLSIVGFPVVFSLALYWLVRIVFDIHLPFGRFLTALIGG; encoded by the coding sequence ATGTCCAACGACGAAACCCTTCAGGCTCCGCAACGGGAAACGGCAACCCGGTCGCAAGACCTTGCCGCGGTCGTTGTCGGAGCAGGATCCTTCATTCTCGGCCTCTGGATGGTTCTGGATATCGCGGCGATGGAGGATAATCCCATCGCATCGCTGTCGGGGGGCATCGATGCCAAGCAGTACCCGACATGGCTGGGCGCGGGCCTGATGGTCCTGGCGGTTGCTGTTATCGTCCGCCCCGCGACGCGGCTGATTTCCTTGCACGACCGGCCCGACGAAGCCTTGCCATGGGCGCGCATTGTCGGCGTCGTCGCGGCGCTGTTTCTCTATCTTCTGGCGTTTCCGCGCTTTGGCTATATTGCCTCGACAACGCTTTTCGGCGCCGCACTGATGGTTGCCGGCGGCGCGCGCAGGCCGCTTTCGATCGTCGGCTTTCCGGTGGTGTTCTCACTGGCTCTTTACTGGCTGGTGCGGATCGTCTTCGACATTCACCTGCCCTTCGGGAGGTTTCTCACCGCCCTGATCGGAGGCTGA
- a CDS encoding tripartite tricarboxylate transporter permease, with amino-acid sequence MDTLLSALDLASVLSLLLAIIIGIGVGIIFGVLPGMGPLLGIALAIPFTFYMDPVPSIALLMGIYQGGNFGGAVTAIMIGVPGTPMAAATLLDGFPMARAGRVSDALVLATLSSFAGALISAVLLILLSPYLAAAAANFGPMETMLLAALGLSTVASLTGKSLPRGLLAAALGLSAAAIGTDPILGLPRMTMGLSGLDGGFNLVALLMGLFAVSELLTQVAEGEHLKAGRVRLQLRNGVLGNFLGRWTNWLRSSALGIFIGAIPGIGGDASAYIAYRVSRDFSDEPEKFGQGADDGVVASESANSATTGGALLPMLAIGIPGDPVVAALMGGFLIQGLTPGPQLFQQHPEIVYGVLAAFLLGALLLLPIALVMLRALIRTLAVPKPYLVAAVGMFSVLGVFMVQRYMFDLWVFFAFGLIGYALRLAAIPLAPLIIGYVLGSTFEEELRMTSLVTGGDWVGFFLNRPASQIILALLVLVLFTPIVQALLRRRARRKLSISTRETHS; translated from the coding sequence ATGGATACCCTGCTTTCGGCGTTGGACCTCGCCAGCGTCCTGTCGCTTCTTCTGGCCATCATTATTGGCATCGGCGTGGGCATCATCTTCGGCGTCCTGCCGGGCATGGGGCCATTGCTGGGCATCGCGCTCGCGATTCCGTTCACCTTCTACATGGATCCGGTCCCTTCGATCGCCCTGCTGATGGGCATCTATCAGGGGGGCAATTTCGGCGGCGCGGTCACCGCGATCATGATCGGCGTTCCGGGCACGCCGATGGCCGCGGCGACGCTGCTGGACGGCTTTCCCATGGCCCGCGCCGGTCGCGTTTCCGACGCATTGGTGCTTGCCACGCTGTCGTCGTTTGCCGGCGCTCTCATCAGCGCGGTGCTGCTGATCCTGCTGTCGCCCTATCTCGCCGCCGCCGCGGCCAATTTCGGGCCGATGGAGACGATGCTGCTGGCGGCGCTCGGCCTGTCGACCGTTGCTTCGCTGACCGGAAAATCCCTGCCGCGGGGCCTGCTGGCGGCAGCGCTCGGCCTGTCGGCCGCGGCGATCGGGACCGACCCGATCCTCGGCCTGCCGCGCATGACGATGGGCCTCAGCGGCCTCGATGGCGGGTTCAACCTCGTTGCACTCCTGATGGGGCTGTTCGCGGTCTCCGAGCTTCTGACCCAGGTGGCCGAAGGCGAACACCTGAAGGCAGGCCGCGTGCGGCTTCAGTTGCGCAACGGCGTCCTCGGAAACTTCCTCGGCCGCTGGACGAACTGGCTCCGCTCCAGCGCCCTTGGCATCTTCATCGGCGCCATTCCCGGCATCGGCGGCGATGCTTCCGCCTATATCGCCTACCGCGTTTCCCGCGACTTCTCCGATGAACCCGAGAAATTCGGGCAGGGCGCGGACGATGGCGTCGTGGCCTCGGAATCCGCCAACAGCGCCACGACCGGCGGAGCGCTTCTGCCGATGCTGGCGATCGGCATTCCCGGCGATCCTGTCGTGGCGGCGCTCATGGGCGGGTTCCTCATCCAGGGGCTCACTCCGGGCCCACAACTCTTCCAACAGCATCCGGAAATCGTCTATGGGGTTCTGGCGGCCTTTCTGCTCGGCGCATTGCTGCTGCTCCCGATCGCGCTGGTCATGCTGCGCGCCCTGATCCGCACGCTGGCGGTCCCCAAACCCTATCTCGTCGCCGCCGTCGGCATGTTCAGCGTGCTCGGCGTGTTCATGGTGCAGCGCTACATGTTCGACCTCTGGGTGTTCTTCGCCTTTGGCCTGATTGGCTACGCGCTTCGCCTGGCGGCGATCCCGCTCGCGCCGCTGATCATCGGCTATGTGCTGGGCTCGACCTTCGAGGAGGAACTCAGGATGACCTCGCTGGTCACCGGCGGCGACTGGGTCGGCTTCTTCCTGAACCGGCCGGCCTCGCAGATCATTCTGGCGCTTCTGGTTCTCGTTCTTTTTACGCCGATCGTGCAGGCGCTGCTGCGCCGCCGCGCACGCCGCAAGCTTTCCATTTCGACACGTGAGACCCATTCATGA